In a genomic window of Gemmatimonadetes bacterium T265:
- a CDS encoding peptidase — MSDLLRTPLATTLACLVRRARRGLLSAGAVAFSAAPAAAQSAAAPALHASALHLPRAVRQAYARGTRSPDGRPGARYWQNHARYAITVTALPPDRTVRGSEQITYHNDSPDTLRALVFKLFLNIHKPGAPREASAAADYLTSGVHVDAFAVNGAATPWGDDARTFTVRRVQLTAPLLPRDSVRLSFDWHYDVSREAGREGMLDSTTFYLAYFYPRVAVYDDYNGWDTMTFTDAQEFYSDFNDYDVTVRVPRDYVVWGTGTLANAAEVLRPAPLARFRASLASDTTVHVATRAELAAHAVTAQPPNGGAGPGTNAWHFTAAGVPDVTFALGDHYVWDAGGAVVDSATGRRAGVQAAYNDTAADFHYMVQFGRHALGWLSRNWPGVPYPYEKTTVVQGSADMEYPMMVNDGSTSDTTFSRFVVEHEIAHTWFPFYMGINETRYGFMDEGWATTFEYLINQADLGPARAATFYKDFRIAGWIHDPSPLEDLPIITPGDVLSGRALGNNEYGKASLGYLAVKDLLGDALFRRALHAFIERWHGKHPLPWDFFNTVNDVAGRDLDWFWRAWYFSNSYIDLGVDAVRPTPTGCAVALRNVGGMPAPVDLVLGYADGTSERVHVTPAVWAADPARATVAVATRKTLRSLALDGGIFMDADPSNDRWSAGTPGATPNVESNGAP, encoded by the coding sequence ATGTCCGACCTGTTGCGCACGCCGCTCGCGACGACGCTCGCGTGCCTCGTCCGCCGCGCGCGCCGCGGCCTGCTGTCGGCGGGCGCTGTGGCCTTCTCCGCGGCGCCGGCCGCCGCCCAGTCGGCCGCCGCGCCGGCGCTCCACGCGTCGGCCCTCCACCTGCCGCGCGCGGTGCGGCAGGCGTACGCGCGCGGCACGCGGTCGCCCGACGGCCGGCCGGGCGCGCGGTACTGGCAGAACCACGCGCGCTACGCGATCACCGTCACCGCGCTCCCGCCCGACCGGACGGTGCGCGGGAGCGAGCAGATCACCTACCACAACGACAGCCCCGACACGCTGCGCGCGCTCGTCTTCAAGCTGTTCCTCAACATCCACAAGCCCGGCGCGCCGCGCGAGGCCTCGGCGGCGGCGGACTACCTCACCTCGGGCGTGCACGTGGACGCGTTCGCGGTGAACGGCGCCGCGACCCCGTGGGGCGACGACGCGCGCACGTTCACCGTGCGGCGCGTACAGCTCACGGCGCCGCTCCTCCCGCGCGACTCGGTGCGGCTGTCGTTCGACTGGCACTACGACGTCTCGCGCGAGGCGGGGCGCGAGGGCATGCTCGATTCGACGACGTTCTACCTCGCCTACTTCTACCCGCGCGTCGCCGTCTACGACGACTACAACGGGTGGGACACGATGACGTTCACCGACGCGCAGGAGTTCTACAGCGACTTCAACGACTACGACGTGACGGTGCGCGTGCCGCGCGACTACGTCGTGTGGGGGACGGGCACGCTGGCGAACGCCGCCGAGGTGCTGCGCCCCGCGCCGCTCGCCCGCTTCCGCGCGTCACTCGCCTCCGACACGACGGTGCACGTGGCGACACGCGCCGAACTCGCCGCGCACGCCGTCACGGCGCAGCCGCCCAACGGCGGCGCGGGCCCCGGGACCAACGCGTGGCACTTCACCGCGGCCGGCGTGCCCGACGTGACGTTCGCGCTCGGCGACCACTACGTGTGGGACGCGGGCGGCGCGGTGGTCGATAGCGCGACGGGGCGACGCGCGGGTGTGCAGGCCGCGTACAACGACACCGCCGCGGACTTCCACTACATGGTGCAGTTCGGCCGGCACGCGCTCGGCTGGCTCTCGCGCAACTGGCCCGGCGTCCCGTACCCGTACGAGAAGACGACCGTCGTGCAGGGGAGCGCGGACATGGAGTACCCGATGATGGTCAACGACGGGAGCACGTCCGACACGACGTTCTCGCGCTTCGTCGTGGAGCACGAGATCGCGCACACCTGGTTCCCGTTCTACATGGGGATCAACGAGACGCGCTACGGCTTCATGGACGAGGGGTGGGCGACGACGTTCGAGTACCTCATCAACCAGGCCGACCTGGGTCCGGCGCGCGCAGCGACTTTCTACAAGGACTTCCGCATCGCCGGCTGGATCCACGACCCGTCGCCGCTCGAGGACCTGCCGATCATCACGCCCGGAGACGTGCTCTCCGGGCGCGCGCTCGGCAACAACGAGTACGGCAAGGCGTCGCTCGGCTACCTCGCGGTCAAGGACCTGCTCGGCGACGCGCTGTTCCGCCGCGCCCTGCACGCGTTCATCGAGCGCTGGCACGGCAAGCACCCCCTCCCGTGGGACTTCTTCAACACGGTGAACGACGTCGCCGGGCGCGACCTCGACTGGTTCTGGCGCGCGTGGTACTTCAGCAACAGCTACATCGACCTCGGCGTGGACGCGGTGCGGCCGACCCCGACCGGGTGCGCCGTCGCGCTGCGGAACGTCGGCGGGATGCCGGCGCCGGTCGACCTCGTGTTGGGCTACGCGGACGGCACGAGCGAGAGGGTGCACGTGACGCCGGCGGTCTGGGCGGCGGACCCGGCGCGGGCGACGGTCGCGGTCGCGACGCGCAAGACGCTCCGCTCGCTCGCGCTCGACGGCGGCATCTTCATGGACGCGGACCCGTCGAACGACCGGTGGAGCGCGGGGACGCCGGGTGCGACGCCTAACGTAGAGTCTAACGGAGCGCCGTAG
- a CDS encoding acyl-CoA dehydrogenase: MTSYDPFLADRLDARVAGFCRFRPELAAFHDWVLTAVDAQAAATDRDAPPRLETYDRDGRVVNRIVCNPTYDAQHREVYARGIVGRPYRDGAPHLLSFAMGYLLSQADISLHCPVTLTGAVAYVLGHFAPAPLRDRYLPELTRTDGLAKTGGTWATELHGGSDVGATTTAARPRGAGFALHGLKWFTSNANSGLALATARPTGAPPGSAGLGLYLVPSHLDDGQVNHYRVRRLKAKLGTTGLPTGEIDLSGAEAVEVAAPPHGLRLMLEALTYSRVHNAVGAAGAQRRAVREAVAWATHRRAFGQAIVRYPMVQDTLVELAVRWRAGTLLAFEAAGALDDALRDPARRTWLRVSTSLAKYLTADDAVAAARATLELMGGNGYTRDYPAERLLRDAQVLTVWEGPANIQALELLRMLDARYGGFAAYEARVGDVLAALPDGLAPLRDALDRRLAGDRHAVRVTTASPDVGPVYARRLLHRLAGSLALALLVEDAARRAPCGDPVPAAAALAYAELIDPPTFGADDRAARATVLDALVREAAASPGVGTAAGPTALR, translated from the coding sequence ATGACGAGCTACGACCCGTTCCTCGCCGACCGCCTCGACGCGCGCGTCGCCGGGTTCTGCCGCTTCCGCCCCGAGCTCGCCGCGTTCCACGACTGGGTGCTGACCGCGGTCGACGCGCAGGCCGCCGCCACCGACCGCGACGCGCCGCCCCGGCTCGAGACCTACGACCGCGACGGCCGCGTCGTCAACCGGATCGTCTGCAACCCGACCTACGACGCGCAGCACCGCGAGGTCTACGCGCGCGGCATCGTCGGCCGTCCCTACCGCGACGGCGCGCCCCACCTGCTGAGCTTCGCGATGGGGTACCTCCTGTCGCAGGCCGACATCAGCCTGCACTGCCCCGTCACGCTCACCGGCGCGGTCGCCTACGTACTCGGCCACTTCGCCCCCGCACCGCTCCGCGACCGGTACCTCCCCGAGCTCACCCGCACCGACGGGCTCGCGAAGACCGGCGGCACGTGGGCGACCGAGCTGCACGGCGGGAGCGACGTCGGCGCGACGACCACCGCGGCCCGGCCGCGGGGCGCCGGCTTCGCGCTGCACGGCCTCAAGTGGTTCACGAGCAACGCGAACAGCGGCCTCGCCCTCGCCACCGCGCGCCCGACCGGCGCCCCGCCCGGCTCCGCGGGGCTCGGCCTCTACCTCGTGCCGAGCCACCTCGACGACGGCCAGGTCAACCACTACCGCGTCCGGCGCCTCAAGGCCAAGCTCGGCACCACGGGCCTCCCCACGGGCGAGATCGACCTGTCGGGCGCGGAGGCGGTCGAAGTCGCGGCGCCGCCTCACGGGCTCCGCCTCATGCTCGAAGCGCTCACCTACAGTCGCGTGCACAACGCGGTCGGCGCCGCGGGCGCGCAGCGGCGGGCCGTGCGCGAGGCGGTCGCGTGGGCCACGCACCGGCGCGCGTTCGGCCAGGCGATCGTCCGCTATCCGATGGTGCAGGACACCCTCGTCGAGTTGGCCGTGCGCTGGCGCGCCGGAACGCTCCTCGCCTTCGAGGCCGCGGGCGCGCTCGACGACGCGCTTCGCGACCCGGCGCGCCGCACCTGGCTGCGCGTGAGCACCTCGCTCGCCAAGTACCTCACCGCCGACGACGCCGTCGCCGCGGCCCGCGCGACACTCGAGTTGATGGGCGGCAACGGGTACACGCGCGACTACCCGGCCGAGCGGCTGCTCCGCGACGCGCAGGTGCTCACGGTGTGGGAAGGGCCGGCGAACATCCAGGCGCTGGAGCTGCTCCGGATGCTCGACGCGCGCTACGGCGGGTTCGCGGCCTACGAGGCGCGCGTCGGCGACGTCCTCGCCGCGCTCCCCGACGGACTCGCCCCGCTGCGCGACGCGCTCGACCGCCGCCTCGCCGGGGACCGGCACGCGGTCCGGGTCACGACGGCGTCGCCCGACGTCGGGCCGGTCTACGCGCGCCGGCTGCTGCACCGCCTGGCCGGAAGTCTCGCGCTCGCCCTGCTCGTCGAGGACGCCGCGCGCCGCGCCCCCTGCGGCGACCCCGTGCCGGCGGCGGCCGCGCTCGCCTACGCCGAGCTCATCGACCCGCCCACGTTCGGGGCGGACGACCGCGCCGCGCGCGCGACCGTGCTCGACGCGCTGGTCCGCGAGGCCGCGGCGTCCCCCGGTGTGGGAACGGCGGCCGGGCCTACGGCGCTCCGTTAG